A genomic region of Papaver somniferum cultivar HN1 chromosome 7, ASM357369v1, whole genome shotgun sequence contains the following coding sequences:
- the LOC113295516 gene encoding cytochrome P450 711A1-like — MDELYDQEIWISLILMCPISTTGDLQNKFPYLDQVIKELMRFYPSSPFIAREASKQVEIGGYVLPRGTWIWFSPRILTKGPKNFPEPDKFRPERFDPNCEEEKQRHPYALIPFGLGPRQSIGVKFSMREMKLTLIHLYQRYLFKHSPSMERPVDLEYGIIPNFKYGVKLRVIKIKS; from the exons ATGGATGAGttatatgatcaagagatatGG ATTTCCTTAATCCTTATGTGTCCTATATCGACAACTGGTGATCTTCAAAATAAATTTCCGTATCTCGACCAA GTGATAAAGGAGTTAATGAGATTCTACCCTTCATCCCCTTTTATTGCAAGAGAAGCATCAAAACAAGTGGAGATAGGAGGATATGTCCTTCCACGG GGTACATGGATCTGGTTCTCACCTAGGATCCTAACCAAAGGCCCTAAGAATTTTCCAGAACCAGACAAGTTTCGTCCAGAGAGATTTGACCCAAACTGTGAGGAAGAGAAACAAAGACATCCATATGCTTTGATTCCGTTTGGACTTGGACCGCGACAATCTATTGGAGTGAAATTTTCCATGCGAGAGATGAAGCTGACGCTAATTCATCTCTACCAAAGATATTTGTTTAAACATTCTCCAAGTATGGAAAGACCCGTTGATCTGGAGTATGGAATCATTCCCAACTTCAAATATGGCGTCAAGTTGAGAGTTATTAAAATAAAAAGTTAG